From Fundulus heteroclitus isolate FHET01 chromosome 14, MU-UCD_Fhet_4.1, whole genome shotgun sequence, the proteins below share one genomic window:
- the etnppl gene encoding ethanolamine-phosphate phospho-lyase: MSAEGLEKKKTIDLRKKHIGPSCKIFFSHDPIKIVQAKGQYMYDENGQRYLDCINNVAHVGHCHPDVVKAGAEQMGFLNTNTRFLHDNLVLYAQRLQATLPEKLSVCYFVNSGSEANDLALRLAWQYTGNKDVITLENAYHGHVSSLIDISPYKFHQLSAAEQNLFVHVASSPDVYRGKYRADHPDAATAYADEVKDIIDNVHKKGRKIAAFIAESLQSCGGQVIPPVGYFQQVAEHVHKAGGVFIADEVQVGFGRVGSRFWAFQLQGDDFVPDIVTMGKPIGNGHPMSCVVTTREVAEAFMASGMEYFNTFGGNPVSCAIGLAVLDVIEKEDLQGNALRVGQHLTDLLGKLKERHPLIGDIRGCGLFVGVELVKDRVKLTPATAEAQEVIYKLKEQHILLSADGPHRNVLKFKPPLCFTAQDADLVVEKIDLILTELEGALGVTGNNSQKTERGKGRGKLSTEENGHGPEEVQEQTRQRKRIRT, encoded by the exons ATGTCCGCTGAAGGATTGGAGAAAAAGAAGACGATAGACTTGAGAAAGAAGCACATTGG ACCTTCTTGCAAGATCTTCTTCAGCCATGACCCCATCAAGATCGTGCAAGCCAAAGGCCAGTACATGTATGATGAAAACGGACAGCGCTACTTGGATTGCATCAACAACGTGGCTCATG tGGGCCACTGTCACCCAGACgtggtgaaggcaggagctgagcAAATGGGCTTTCTCAACACCAACACCCGGTTCTTACATGACAACCTGGTGCTGTATGCTCAAAGGCTGCAGGCCACGCTGCCGGAGAAGCTCTCCGTGTGCTACTTTGTCAACTCGGG CTCTGAAGCCAACGACCTGGCCCTTCGGCTCGCATGGCAGTACACGGGAAACAAAGATGTCATAACACTGGAAAA CGCGTACCACGGCCACGTGTCATCACTAATCGACATTAGTCCGTATAAGTTCCACCAGCTGTCAGCCGCTGAGCAGAACCTGTTTGTCCACGTG GCTTCGAGCCCAGATGTGTACAGAGGCAAATACCGGGCGGACCATCCTGACGCAGCCACAGCGTACGCGGACGAAGTCAAAGACATAATAGACAACGTTCATAAAAAGGGACGTAAG ATTGCCGCTTTTATTGCCGAGTCGCTGCAGAGTTGTGGCGGGCAGGTCATCCCCCCGGTGGGTTACTTCCAGCAAGTGGCCGA ACACGTCCATAAGGCAGGAGGCGTTTTTATCGCAGACGAGGTTCAGGTGGGCTTTGGCCGGGTCGGCTCTCGCTTCTGGGCCTTCCAGCTTCAGGGAGACGACTTTGTGCCCGACATCGTCACGATGGGGAAGCCCATCGGCAACGGCCACCCCATGTCGTGCGTGGTCACGACCAGGGAAGTGGCCGAGGCCTTCATGGCATCAGGAATGGAGTACTTCAATACA TTTGGCGGTAACCCCGTGTCGTGCGCGATCGGCCTGGCCGTACTGGACGTGATCGAGAAGGAGGACCTGCAGGGGAACGCGCTGCGCGTGGGCCAGCACCTTACCGACCTGCTGGGAAAACTAAAGGAGAGGCATCCACTAATTGGAGACATTAG GGGCTGCGGTCTCTTTGTTGGCGTGGAGCTGGTGAAGGACAGAGTGAAGCTCACTCCAGCTACAGCAGAAGCCCAGGAAGTCATTTATAA GTTGAAGGAACAGCACATCCTCCTAAGCGCTGACGGACCTCACCGCAACGTGCTGAAGTTCAAGCCCCCGCTGTGCTTCACCGCGCAGGACGCCGACCTGGTGGTGGAGAAGATCGACCTCATTCTCACAG AGCTGGAGGGAGCATTAGGCGTGACGGGGAACAACTCCCAAAAAACAGAACGGGGAAAGGGACGGGGAAAG CTGTCGACAGAGGAGAACGGCCACGGCCCCGAAGAAGTCCAAGAACAAACCAGACAACGGAAACGTATTAGGACATAA
- the ostc gene encoding oligosaccharyltransferase complex subunit ostc: protein METLYGVPFAVLECPNIKLKKPSWLHMPSAMTVYAVVIVSYFLITGGIIYDVIVEPPSVGSMTDEHGHQRPVAFLAYRVNGQYIMEGLASSFLFTMGGLGFIILDRSNAPNIPKLNRFLLLFIGFVSVLLSFFMARVFMRMKLPGYLMG from the exons ATGGAGACTTTATACGGAGTTCCCTTTGCTGTGCTCGAATGCCCGAATATAAAACTGAAGAAACCTTCATGGCTGCACATGCCGTCGGCCATGACCGTGTACGCGGTCGTCATTGTGTCCTACTTTCTCATCACAGGAG GTATCATCTATGACGTCATCGTAGAGCCTCCAAGTGTGGGTTCAATGACGGATGAGCATGGACACCAGCGGCCAGTTGCATTTTTGGCGTACAG agttAACGGGCAGTACATCATGGAAGGACTGGCCTCCAGTTTCCTCTTCACCATGGGGGGCCTGGGCTTTATAATCCTGGACCGCTCCAACGCACCCAACATTCCCAAGCTGaaccgcttcctgctgctttttATCGGCTTCGTCAGCGTCCTCCTCAGCTTCTTCATGGCCAGAGTCTTCATGCGCATGAAACTGCC AGGGTACCTCATGGGCTAA